The following coding sequences are from one Musa acuminata AAA Group cultivar baxijiao chromosome BXJ2-4, Cavendish_Baxijiao_AAA, whole genome shotgun sequence window:
- the LOC135611065 gene encoding uncharacterized protein LOC135611065 isoform X1: MELRAVLDGQVQQAGREPIIRPLRVREGSKETTDQELQIQSSVVFTSSDLSAGKSDRPAKLWDASITNFVKAGNLCFNWSRAKQSLITSSRREGKTQSSAPHHSSSPDIVSRCSFSNDGNLCLLLPQNEQSSCRSIRSLDWRRKDLLPKLEMLFLHTQLFQALSASAALKTRSSLAMRSSPWRLFKSLN; the protein is encoded by the exons ATGGAGCTCAGGGCAGTGCTTGATGGCCAAGTACAACAGGCCGGTCGGGAGCCAATCATCCG TCCACTGAGAGTCAGGGAGGGAAGCAAGGAAACAACAGACCAGGAACTCCAAATCCAGTCATCAGTAGTCTTCACTTCTAGTGATTTGAGTGCTGGGAAGTCAGATAGGCCAGCAAAACTTTGGGATGCTTCTATAACCAACTTCGTCAAAGCAGGAAATTTGTGCTTTAATTGGTCAAGAGCAAAGCAGTCCTTGATAACAAGCTCACGAAGAGAAGGCAAAACACAGTCATCAGCACCACACCATTCTTCCAGTCCTGACATTGTTTCTAGATGTAGCTTCTCCAATGATGGAAACCTTTGCTTGTTACTGCCACAAAATGAGCAGTCAAG TTGCAGATCCATAAGGTCACTAGATTGGAGAAGGAAGGATCTCCTACCCAAGTTGGAAATGTTGTTCCTCCATACCCAACTATTCCAAGCTCTTTCAG CTTCTGCTGCCTTGAAAACAAGATCAAGTCTTGCAATGAGAAGTTCACCATGGAGATTGTTCAAGTCCCTCAACTGA
- the LOC135611065 gene encoding uncharacterized protein LOC135611065 isoform X2, producing the protein MELRAVLDGQVQQAGREPIIRPLRVREGSKETTDQELQIQSSVVFTSSDLSAGKSDRPAKLWDASITNFVKAGNLCFNWSRAKQSLITSSRREGKTQSSAPHHSSSPDIVSRCSFSNDGNLCLLLPQNEQSRSIRSLDWRRKDLLPKLEMLFLHTQLFQALSASAALKTRSSLAMRSSPWRLFKSLN; encoded by the exons ATGGAGCTCAGGGCAGTGCTTGATGGCCAAGTACAACAGGCCGGTCGGGAGCCAATCATCCG TCCACTGAGAGTCAGGGAGGGAAGCAAGGAAACAACAGACCAGGAACTCCAAATCCAGTCATCAGTAGTCTTCACTTCTAGTGATTTGAGTGCTGGGAAGTCAGATAGGCCAGCAAAACTTTGGGATGCTTCTATAACCAACTTCGTCAAAGCAGGAAATTTGTGCTTTAATTGGTCAAGAGCAAAGCAGTCCTTGATAACAAGCTCACGAAGAGAAGGCAAAACACAGTCATCAGCACCACACCATTCTTCCAGTCCTGACATTGTTTCTAGATGTAGCTTCTCCAATGATGGAAACCTTTGCTTGTTACTGCCACAAAATGAGCAGTCAAG ATCCATAAGGTCACTAGATTGGAGAAGGAAGGATCTCCTACCCAAGTTGGAAATGTTGTTCCTCCATACCCAACTATTCCAAGCTCTTTCAG CTTCTGCTGCCTTGAAAACAAGATCAAGTCTTGCAATGAGAAGTTCACCATGGAGATTGTTCAAGTCCCTCAACTGA